The window CTAGTTGGGCCACAGCGGTGTGGTCCCGGCTGCGACCGAGGCCACACAGCGCGGTCTGGCCGCCTTGCGAGCGGCGCCACACGGCTGACCAGCAAACCTTGTTGTGGCCGTCGCGACAGGCCACAATGGCACCATAGGTATCAACACGGAGGGCTCATACCCATGAAAACTGCTGAGCTTGCCGGGGTCCGGCGAACAGTCGGCACCTGTCTCAGCGCGCTCGTCGGGGGTCTGGCCCTGGGCGTGATCGCTGCGCCGTCGGCGTTGGCCGCACCCGACTGCAGCAAGGTCGCCGTCGACAACACCGTGTCGACGGTGAGCGGCCAGGTGGAGAGCTACGTCAACAGCCACCCCGACGGCAAGAAGATGCTGATCACCGCATCGCTGCAGCCGCGCCCGCAGGCCGAACAGACCCTGCGCAACTACGCCACGGCCAACCCGCAGGAGTATGCGGAGTTCAAGCAGCTCCTCTCCCCGCTGGGCACGATCCAGCAGCAGTGCGGTGTCCAGGTCGTGCCGCCTCAGTACCAGTGGGCGTTCGACGCGTTCATCGGCTGACCCCGAGTCCGCTCTGACGTCTTGCCATCGTGTGGCCGATGAGGCCACCCTGGTCGCGGACTACCCCTTCAGCACCTGAGGCCGCTCCACCGCGAGCAGCCAGAGAATCGCACTACTCGGACAGAAACCGTGCGATTGTGCGACTGCTCGGCGGAGGAGGTCGACCGGGAAGGTGCCCCTTAGACCGAGCTCTTCAGGTCGTCGACCTTGTCGAGCCGCTCCCACGGCAGGTCGATGTCCGTACGGCCGAAGTGGCCGTAGGCGGCGGTCTGCGCGTAGATCGGGCGCTTGAGATCCAAGTCGCGGATGATCGCGCCGGGCCGCAGGTCGAAGACAGCGGTGATGGCCTTCTCGATGCGGGCCGGATCGACGATCTCGGTGCCGAAGGTCTCGACGAACAGGCCCACCGGGGCCGCCTTGCCGATGGCGTAGGCCACCTGGACCTCCACCCGCTCGGCCAGCCCTGCTGCGACGACGTTCTTGGCCACCCAGCGCATCGCGTACGCCGCCGACCGGTCCACCTTGGAGGGATCCTTGCCGGAGAACGCGCCGCCGCCGTGGCGGGCCCACCCACCATAGGTGTCGACGATGATCTTGCGGCCGGTCAGACCGGCGTCGCCCATCGGGCCACCCAGAACGAACTTGCCGGTCGGGTTGACCAGCAGCCGGAAGTCCGAGGCGTCCAGGGTCTCGTGGCCGAGATCGTCCAGGACGGTGTTGACGACCTTCTCCCGGATGTCGGGGGTCAGCATCTTGTCCAGGTCGATGTCCGCGGCGTGCTGGGTGGACAGCACGACGGTGTCCAGTCGCACCGGGGTGGTGCCCTGGTACTGGATGGTCACTTGGGTCTTGCCGTCGGGCCGCAGGTAGGGAAGCACGCCGTTCTTGCGCACCTCGGTCAGCCGCCGCGACAGCCGGTGGGCCAGCGCGATCGGCAGCGGCATCAACTCGGGGGTGTCGCGGATCGCGTAGCCGAACATCAGACCCTGATCGCCGGCACCCTGGGAGTCCAGCGGATCGGCGGCGCCCTCGACCCGCGCTTCGTGCGCGGTGTCGACGCCCCGGGCGATATCGGGCGACTGCTTGCCGATGCCGATGTTCACCCCGCAGGTGGCGCCATCGAAGCCCTTGGTCGACGAGTCGTAGCCGATCTCGAGGATCCGCTCCCGCACGGTGTCGGCGATGTCGGCGAAGGCTTCCTTGGCGTTGGTGGTCACCTCGCCGACGACGTGCACCTGACCGGTGGTGACCAGCGTCTCCACCGCGACACGCGAATCGGGATCCTGCGCCAGGAGTGCGTCGAGCACCGAGTCGCTGATGGCGTCACAGATCTTGTCGGGGTGCCCCTCGGTGACCGACTCACTGGTGAACAGCCGACCCTTATCGCTCACGGTCTCATCCCTTCGGAATACTTAGCCAAGCAAATCATATGCGTTGCCCCGTTAGACCAAACCGGGACAGTCCGTCCCGCGCAAGTCTTCTGCGCACCCGGGTGTGATCCCCCGACCGCTACGCACCGCTTCCGCGCGTGAACGTCGCGATCGCGTCCACAATACGACTTGCCAGGAGAGTCTTCGACCCGTGCTCCAGCGCGACCTCGGTGCCGTCCGCCCCCAGCAGCCATCCGTCGTTGCTGTCCACCTCGAAGGCGCGGCCTTCCCCGACCGCGTTCACGACGAGCAGATCGCAGCCCTTGCGCGCGAGCTTGGCTCGCGCATGGAACAACACGTCGCCGTTGGCGTCGCCGGTCTCGGCGGCGAATCCGACGATGGCACGCATGTTCGGCAACTGCCCGTCGGTCCGCTGGTGGACCGCGCCGGCCAGCACGTCATCGGTCCGGACGAGTTCGATCGTCGGCCCCTCCTGGACGCCGGGCTGCTTCTTGATCTTGTTTGCGGCCACCGCAGCTGGCCGGAAGTCCGCGACCGCAGCCGCCATCACGAGCACATTAGCGCCTGGAGCGTGCTTGGTGACCGCTTCGTGAAGCTGAGCCGCCGAGGTGATGTGCAGGACGTCGACACCGGCCGGATCGGCCAGCCCGCCGGTGTTGCCCGCGATGAGCGTGACCTCGGCGCCGCGCTGGGCGGCGACCCGGGCCACGGCGTAGCCCTGCTTGCCGGAGCTGCGATTGCCGATGAACCGGACCGGATCGATGGCCTCCCGGGTGCCCCCGGCGGTCACCAGCACCTTCGTCCCGCTCAGGTCGTGGGGCAGCGCGTCGCGGCGGGCCAGCAGCAGCTCGGCGAACGTGGCGATCTCTTCGGGCTCGGGCAGGCGTCCCGCGCCGCTGTCGGCGCCTGTCAGCCGTCCGGAGGCGGGCTCGAGGACGACTGCGCCGCGTCGGCGCAACGTCTCGACGTTGTCGACGGTGGCGGGATGCTGCCACATCTCGGTGTGCATAGCCGGTGCGAACAGAACCGGACAGCGCGCCGTCAGCAGAGTGGCGGTCAACAGGTCGTCGGCGCGTCCGACGACGGCGCGCGCCAGCACATCGGCGGTGGCGGGAGCCACGACGACCAGATCGGCCTCCTGGCCCAGCCGGACATGCGGGACCTCGTCGACGTCCTGGAAGACCCCCGTGCGGACCGGGTGGCCGGACAGCGCCTCGAAGGTGGCGGAGCCGACGAACCGCAGCGCCGACTCGGTGGGAACGACGCGCACGTCGTGGCCGGCCTCCCTGAGCTGGCGGACCAGCGAGCACGCCTTGTACGCGGCGATGCCACCTGCGACGCCGACGATGATCCGCTTCGGGTTCATCTCGAAGCCCGGGCCCGGTACGGCTACTCGCCTTCGGTGTGCTCGAGCAGGTCGGCGTGGATCTCGCGCAGCGCGATCGACAGCGGCTTCTCCTGCAGGCCCGGCTCGACGAGCGGCCCGACGTACTCGAGGATGCCGTCACCGAGCTGGTTGTAATAGTCGTTGATCTGCCGCGCCCGCTTGGCGGCGTAGATCACCAGCGCGTACTTGCTCGACACCCGGTCGAGCAGCTCGTCGATGGGCGGGTTGGTGATGCCCAGCGGCGTGTCATAGGCGGTAGCGGCACCCGGGGCCGGATCGTAGTGATCCGTGCTGGCTTGCGTCACGTAGAAAATCTCCCTGCGGGGTTGAAAGCTGAGTCTGGCGGGCTGTGCAGCGGTCGCTTCCGACCGCTCACGCCGACTCCGGCGCGTTACCCACCAGCAAGGATACCAATTCGGCGCATGCCGACTCCAATTGGCAGTTCACGACGACCACGTCGAACTCACCCTGTGCGGCCAATTCGGCGCGCGCGGTCGCCAGTCGGCGGGCCATCACTTCCGGCGTCTCGGTGCCCCGGCCGACCAGCCGCGTCTCGAGCGCTTCCCAGTTCGGGGGCGCCAGGAACACGCTGACGGCCTCCGGCATCGCGTTCTTGACCGCCTTGGCGCCGGCCAGGTCGACTTCGATCAACACCGGGTGACCGGCGGCGGCGGCGTCGGCCACCGGAGCGGCCAGCGTGCCGGAACGGTGCAGGCCACCGTGGATGTCCGCCCATTCCAGGAGATCACCGCGGTCGATGAGCTGCTGGAACTCCCCGGGGGAAACGAAGTGGTAGTCGACGCCGTCCACCTCGCCAGGGCGCGGCGCCCGGGTCGTGGCCGACACGCTGAAATGCAGGTCGGGCACCTGCTCACGCAGGCGGCGGACGATCGTCGACTTCCCTACCGCAGAGGGCCCGGACAGCACCACCACACGGCCACGGGCCGCGTGGCGGTCAGGCTCACCGCCACGGCTGTCCGGCCTTCCGCCGGCGTCCATCAACCTCCCTAGGAGAAGTCGAACTTTTCCAGCAATGCCTTGCGCTGCCGATCGCCGAGGCCGCGCAGACGACGCGTCGGGGCGATCTCCAGCTCGGTCATGATCTCCTGCGCCTTGACCTTGCCAACCTTCGGCAACGCCTCCAGGAGCGCGGAAACCTTCATCTTGCCGAGGACCTCGTCGGTCTCAGCGTCCTTGAGCACCTGCTTGAGGTTGGTGCCACCACGCTTGAGCCGATCCTTGAGCTCAGCTCGTGCTCGACGCGCGGCAGCAGCCTTCTCCAACGCGGCTGCGCGCTGCTCGTCGGTCAACTGGGGAAGGGCCACGGGTTCCTCCGTCTCATCACCATCATTGTTATGCCTGGGCCGGGTTCTTCAGCCAGCGACGACGACCGTACCCACGCTGTCTGACGAAATCTAACCCCACCCCCTCGTTACAGGTGCAAACCCGCAGGATATGGCCGACAAAGTAGTGAGCCAGACAGTCGCCAGGCAAAGATTCATGTGGGCCCGCGGATCGCTCCGGTGATCGCATCCAATGCCCAAAAGTCCCGGTCTAGCTGGTTTTTGTCAACAGGTGAACGACGTTTCCGCCGCGTCCTTCGATGCCGGGGTCGTTCACGGCCAATTTTCAGGTGCCGGGCCCGTCAGCGGCGTGTCGCCCGTATCGGATCGCCTGTTCGGCCGGAGGGGGTAGTTGCCTAGATCGGCTAGCCAATAACCACCGGAAAATGTGTCCTGCGACACTCGCCGGACAGGTGGGTATCGGTCGTAGAACGGCCGGCGACCGTCTAGAGTGCTTCCCAGGGTGCTTTAGGAAAAGTAGATGTTGGGAGACATCGTGGTTTCTGAGGCGCCCCAGGCTGCCCTTTTGCAGGCAAAACGGCCCACACCCCAGGGGATTGGGCCAAAAGGTAATTTGATCTACAAGGTGATCACGACGACCGATCACAAGCTGATCGGCATTATGTACGTGGTTGCCTGCTTCATCTTCTTCGCGGTCGCGGGTCTTATGGCGCTGTTCATCCGTGCCGAACTGGCGGTTCCGGGGCTGCAGTTCCTGTCCAACGAGCAGTACAACCAGCTGTTCACCATGCATGGCACCGCGATGCTGTTGTTCTATGGGACGCCGATCGTGTTCGGGTTCGCCAACCTGGTGCTGCCGCTGCAGATCGGCGCACCCGACGTGGCGTTCCCACGGCTGAACGCCCTGTCGTTTTGGCTGTTCGTCTTCGGCGCGCTGATCGCCCTGGGCGGCTTCATCACCCCCGGCGGCGCGGCCGACTTCGGCTGGACGGTCTACGTGCCGCTGTCCGACGCGGTGCACAGCCCCGGCGCCGGCGCCGACCTGTGGATCCTGGGTGTCGCCGTCGGCGGTCTGGGCACCATCTTGGGCGCGGTCAACATGATCACCACGATCGTGTGCATGCGCTGCCCGGGCATGACCATGTTCCGGATGCCGATCTTCACCTGGAACATCTTCGTCACCTCGATCCTGGTGTTGCTGATCTTCCCGCTGCTCACCGCGGCGGCGTTCGGCCTGGCCGCCGACCGTCGACTCGGGGCGCACATCTACGACCCGGCCAACGGCGGCATCACGTTGTTCCAGCACCTGTTCTGGTATTTCGGCCATCCCGAGGTCTACGTGCTGGCGCTGCCGTTCTTCGGCATCGTCTCGGAGATCTTCCCGGTGTTCAGCCGCAAACCGATCTTCGGCTACACCACGCTGATCTACGCGACGATCAGCATCGCCGCGCTGTCGGTGGCGGTCTGGGCGCACCACATGTACGTCACGGGAGCCGTTCTGCTGCCGTTCTTCTCGTTCATGACCTTCCTCATCGCCGTGCCGACGGGCATCAAGTTCTTCAACTGGCTGGGCACGATGTGGCGGGGGCAGTTGACGTTCGAGACCCCGATGCTGTTCTCTGTCGGGTTTTTGGTGACGTTCCTCGCCGGTGGTTTGTCGGGTGTGCTGCTGGCCAGCCCGCCGCTGGACTTCCACGTCAGCGATACCTATTTCGTGGTGGCGCACTTCCACTACGTGCTGTTCGGTGTGATCGTGTTCGCCACCTACGCCGGTGTCTACTTCTGGTTTCCGAAGATGACCGGACGGCTGCTCGACGAGCGGCTGGGCAAGCTGCACTTCTGGCTGACCTTGATCGGCTTCAACGTCACGTTCCTGGTGCAGCACTGGCTGGGTAACGCGGGTATGCCGCGCCGCTACGCCGACTACCTGCCCGGTGACGGGTTCACCACGCTGAACATGATTTCCACGGTCGGCGCGTTCATCCTGGGCGTCTCCACCATTCCGTTCGCGTGGAATGTCTTCAAGAGCTGGCGTTACGGCGAGGTCGTCACCGTCGACGACCCGTGGGGCCACGGCAACTCGCTGGAGTGGGCCACCTCATGCCCGCCACCGCGGCACAACTTCACCGAACTGCCCCAGATCCGCTCGGAGCGTCCCGCGTTCGAGTTGCATTACCCGCACATGGTGGACCGGATGCGGGCCGAGGCCCACGTCGGTCGCGAACACCACCACGAGGTCGAGAAGGCGAAGGCTTAGGCCCTCGCTAGGCGAGGTAGGCGACCTCGTCACGAAGTTTCTCCCCTGCGCGCCGGACCGCGGCGAAATCCGGTCCGGCGCGCAGTATTTCGCGCGAGACCGCGGGCAGAAGCTGGCCGGGCCGGGCCCCACCGAGACCACCGAGCGTCTCTGGCTGGCCACCCTGGGCGCCGACACCTGGCACCAGGACAGGACCGCCGAGCTCGCCGACATCGGGCACCTGCTCCAGCGTCGCGCCGATGACGACACCGACCGAGCCGGGCCGCGGAGCCGCCAATCGGTTGACCTCCGCCGCGTCGTCGACGATCGACTGCGCGACCGTGCGACCTCCGACGAGTGCGCGCTGGACGCTGGCGCCTTCCGGATTCGACGTCGCGGCCAGCACGAAGACGCCCCGCCCGTTGGCCGCGGCCAGGTCGAGAAGCGGCCGCAGCGAACCGAATCCGAGATACGGCGACGCGGTGACCGCGTCGGCCGCCAGCGGCCCGTCGCCCGCCCAGGCCTGGGCGTAGGCGGCCATCGTAGACCCGATGTCGCCCCGCTTGGCATCGGCGAGCACCAGCACACCGGCCTCCCTCAGCGCGGCCATGGTGCGTTCGAGCACCGCGAAACCTGCTGAGCCATAGGCCTCGAAGAACGCCACCTGCGGTTTGGCGACGGCGAAACCGGCATAAGCCTGCACGCAGATGTCGCAGAACCGGGCCAGCCCGTCGACACAGACCGGCAGGTCCCAGGAGCGCAGCAACTCCGGGTGCGGGTCGATGCCCACGCACAGCGGGCCGCGGGCGGTGATCGCCGCAGCCAGCCTGGCGCCGAACGAGATGTCAGTCATTGCCGAGAGCGGCGTGCAACTCCTGCAGGGAGCGCACGTCGATGTCGCCGCGAATACCGGCCTCGATGCCCTGCACGGCCGCCGACGCGCCCTGCACGGTGGTGACGCACGGAATGTTCATCGACACTGCCGCCGAGCGGATCTCGTAGCCGTCGATGCGCGGTCCGGAGTTGCCGTATGGCGTGTTGATCACCATGTCGACCTCCCCGGCGAGAATCGCGTCGATCGCTGACATCACCGGCCGACCCTCCCCTGGCCCCTCGAAGTGCTTGCGCACAACGTCACACCGAATACCGTTGCGGCGCAGCATTTCCGCGGTGCCCTCGGTAGCCAGCACGCGGAAGCCGAGGTCGGCCAACCGCTTGACCGGGAAGACCAGCGAACGCTTGTCGCGGTTGGCCACCGAGACGAACACCGTGCCGTCGACGGGCAGCGATCCGTAGGCCGCGGTCTGACTCTTGGCGAACGCGCTGCCGAAGTCGTGGTCGATGCCCATGACCTCGCCGGTGGACTTCATCTCCGGGCCGAGCAAGGAGTCGATCGCCGAACCGTCCGCCCGGCGGAACCGGTGGAACGGCAGCACCGCTTCCTTCACCGCGATCGGGGCGTTCGGGGCCGGACTGGCGCCGTCGCCGGTGGGTGCCAGCAGCCCCTCCGAGCGCAGCTGGGCGATACTGGCGCCCAACATGATCCGCGCGCAGGCCTCGGCCAGTGGAACGGCGGTGGCCTTGGACACGAACGGCACGGTACGGCTGGCCCGCGGGTTGGCCTCCAGGACGTAGAGCACGTCGTCCTTCAGCGCGTACTGCACGTTGAGCAGGCCGATCACACCGACCCCGTGCGCGATGGCCTCGGTGGCCCTACGCACCGCTTCGATGTCGCTGCGGCCCAGGGTGACCGGCGGCAGCGCGCACGCCGAGTCACCGGAGTGGATACCGGCCTCCTCGATGTGCTCCATGACGCCGCCGATGTAGACCTCGGTGCCGTCACAGAGCGCGTCGACGTCGATCTCGATGGCGTCCTCGAGGAAACGGTCGACCAGCACCGGATGCTCGGGCGAGAGCTGGGTGGCGCGGGTGATGTAGCCGTGCAGCGTCTTCTCGTCGTAGACGATCTCCATGCCGCGCCCACCAAGGACGTAGGACGGCCGCACCAGCACCGGATAGCCGATGCCGGCGGCGATCTCGCGGGCCTGCTCGAAGCTGGTCGCGAGGCCGAACTTCGGCGCGGGCAGGCCGGCGTGTGCCAGCACCTGACCGAACCGGCCGCGGTCCTCGGCCAGGTCGATGGCCTCGGGCCGGGTGCCGACGATCGGCACACCGGCATCGGCCAGCCGATGCGCCAGGCCGAGCGGGGTCTGCCCGCCAAGCTGGACGATCACTCCGACCACGCCCGGACCGCCCTGCCCGGACTGGAATTCGGCGTGATAGACCTCCAGGACGTCCTCGAAGGTCAGCGGCTCGAAGTACAGCCGGTCGGCGGTGTCGTAATCGGTGGACACCGTCTCGGGGTTGCAGTTGACCATCACGGTCTCGAAGCCGGCCTCGCTGAGCGTGGTGGCGGCATGCACACAGCTGTAGTCGAATTCGATGCCCTGACCGATCCGGTTCGGCCCGGAGCCCAGGATCAGCACCTTGGGCTTCTCGGTCTGCGGGGCGACTTCGGTCTCGGCCGCCGGATCGAGCTCGTAACTCGAGTAGTGGTACGGCGTCTTGGCCTCGAACTCGGCGGCACACGTGTCGACGGTTTTGAACACCGGGTGGATGCCCAGCCGCTGCCGCAGCGACCGCACCCCGGTCTCGCCGGCGAGCTCTGGTCGCAGCGCGGCGATCTGGCGGTCCGACAGGCCGTTGTGCTTGGCCCGGCGCAGCAGGTCCTCGTCGAGCACCGCGGCCTCGATCACCTCGTGGCGCAGCGCGACCAGACCGTTGATCTGCTCGACGAACCACGGGTCCACCCCGGAAGCCTCGGCCACCTCCTCGACACTGGCGCCCATCCGCAGGGCCAGCTCGATGTCGTAAAGCCGGCCCTCGGTCGGGATGCGCAGCCGGTCGAGCACGTCGGACACCCAGCCGTCGTCGTCGGGCCCGGTCCAAAACCCGGCACGGGTGGTCTCCAGCGAGCGCATCACCTTGCCGAGCGCTTCGATGAAGTTGCGACCCAACGACATCGCCTCACCCACCGACTTCATCGTGGTGGTCAGCGTCGGGTCGGCGCCGGGGAACTTCTCGAAGGCGAAGCGCGGCGCCTTGACCACCACGTAGTCCAGCGTCGGCTCGAAGCACGCCGGGGTTTCCTTGGTGATGTCGTTGACGATCTCGTCGAGGGTGTATCCGATCGCCAGCTTGGCGGCGATCTTGGCAATCGGGAAGCCGGTGGCCTTGGAAGCCAGTGCGCTGGAACGCGACACCCGGGGGTTCATCTCGATGACGATGAGCCGGCCGTCCTTCGGGTCGACGGCGAACTGGATGTTGCAGCCACCGGTGTCCACGCCGACCTCGCGCAGGATCGCGATGGCCAGGTCGCGCATCTTCTGGTATTCCCGGTCGGTCAGCGTCATCGCTGGCGCGACGGTCACCGAGTCACCGGTGTGCACGCCCATCGGGTCGACGTTCTCGATCGAGCAGACCACGACGACGTTGTCGTGGCCGTCGCGCATCAACTCGAGCTCGTATTCCTTCCACCCGTAGATGGATTCCTCGATGAGCACGTTCGCACTCGGCGAGGCGGCCAGGCCGTCGCCGGCTATCCGCGCGACGTCCTCCAGGGAGTGCGCCATGCCGGAGCCGAGGCCACCCATGGTGAACGAAGGCCGCACGACCACCGGCAGGCCCAGCTCCGCCACCGTCTCACGGACCTCGGCCATGCTGAAACAGACTCGGCTGCGGGCGGATTCGCCGCCGACCTTGGCGACGATGTCCTTGAACCGCTGGCGGTCCTCACCGCGCTGGATGGCCTCGAAGTCGGCGCCGATGAGTTCCACGCCGTAGCGGTCCAGCGCCCCGT is drawn from Candidatus Mycolicibacterium alkanivorans and contains these coding sequences:
- the metK gene encoding methionine adenosyltransferase; amino-acid sequence: MSDKGRLFTSESVTEGHPDKICDAISDSVLDALLAQDPDSRVAVETLVTTGQVHVVGEVTTNAKEAFADIADTVRERILEIGYDSSTKGFDGATCGVNIGIGKQSPDIARGVDTAHEARVEGAADPLDSQGAGDQGLMFGYAIRDTPELMPLPIALAHRLSRRLTEVRKNGVLPYLRPDGKTQVTIQYQGTTPVRLDTVVLSTQHAADIDLDKMLTPDIREKVVNTVLDDLGHETLDASDFRLLVNPTGKFVLGGPMGDAGLTGRKIIVDTYGGWARHGGGAFSGKDPSKVDRSAAYAMRWVAKNVVAAGLAERVEVQVAYAIGKAAPVGLFVETFGTEIVDPARIEKAITAVFDLRPGAIIRDLDLKRPIYAQTAAYGHFGRTDIDLPWERLDKVDDLKSSV
- the ctaD gene encoding aa3-type cytochrome oxidase subunit I; translated protein: MLGDIVVSEAPQAALLQAKRPTPQGIGPKGNLIYKVITTTDHKLIGIMYVVACFIFFAVAGLMALFIRAELAVPGLQFLSNEQYNQLFTMHGTAMLLFYGTPIVFGFANLVLPLQIGAPDVAFPRLNALSFWLFVFGALIALGGFITPGGAADFGWTVYVPLSDAVHSPGAGADLWILGVAVGGLGTILGAVNMITTIVCMRCPGMTMFRMPIFTWNIFVTSILVLLIFPLLTAAAFGLAADRRLGAHIYDPANGGITLFQHLFWYFGHPEVYVLALPFFGIVSEIFPVFSRKPIFGYTTLIYATISIAALSVAVWAHHMYVTGAVLLPFFSFMTFLIAVPTGIKFFNWLGTMWRGQLTFETPMLFSVGFLVTFLAGGLSGVLLASPPLDFHVSDTYFVVAHFHYVLFGVIVFATYAGVYFWFPKMTGRLLDERLGKLHFWLTLIGFNVTFLVQHWLGNAGMPRRYADYLPGDGFTTLNMISTVGAFILGVSTIPFAWNVFKSWRYGEVVTVDDPWGHGNSLEWATSCPPPRHNFTELPQIRSERPAFELHYPHMVDRMRAEAHVGREHHHEVEKAKA
- the coaBC gene encoding bifunctional phosphopantothenoylcysteine decarboxylase/phosphopantothenate--cysteine ligase CoaBC codes for the protein MNPKRIIVGVAGGIAAYKACSLVRQLREAGHDVRVVPTESALRFVGSATFEALSGHPVRTGVFQDVDEVPHVRLGQEADLVVVAPATADVLARAVVGRADDLLTATLLTARCPVLFAPAMHTEMWQHPATVDNVETLRRRGAVVLEPASGRLTGADSGAGRLPEPEEIATFAELLLARRDALPHDLSGTKVLVTAGGTREAIDPVRFIGNRSSGKQGYAVARVAAQRGAEVTLIAGNTGGLADPAGVDVLHITSAAQLHEAVTKHAPGANVLVMAAAVADFRPAAVAANKIKKQPGVQEGPTIELVRTDDVLAGAVHQRTDGQLPNMRAIVGFAAETGDANGDVLFHARAKLARKGCDLLVVNAVGEGRAFEVDSNDGWLLGADGTEVALEHGSKTLLASRIVDAIATFTRGSGA
- a CDS encoding hemophore-related protein, which translates into the protein MKTAELAGVRRTVGTCLSALVGGLALGVIAAPSALAAPDCSKVAVDNTVSTVSGQVESYVNSHPDGKKMLITASLQPRPQAEQTLRNYATANPQEYAEFKQLLSPLGTIQQQCGVQVVPPQYQWAFDAFIG
- the gmk gene encoding guanylate kinase, translated to MDAGGRPDSRGGEPDRHAARGRVVVLSGPSAVGKSTIVRRLREQVPDLHFSVSATTRAPRPGEVDGVDYHFVSPGEFQQLIDRGDLLEWADIHGGLHRSGTLAAPVADAAAAGHPVLIEVDLAGAKAVKNAMPEAVSVFLAPPNWEALETRLVGRGTETPEVMARRLATARAELAAQGEFDVVVVNCQLESACAELVSLLVGNAPESA
- the pyrF gene encoding orotidine-5'-phosphate decarboxylase, translating into MTDISFGARLAAAITARGPLCVGIDPHPELLRSWDLPVCVDGLARFCDICVQAYAGFAVAKPQVAFFEAYGSAGFAVLERTMAALREAGVLVLADAKRGDIGSTMAAYAQAWAGDGPLAADAVTASPYLGFGSLRPLLDLAAANGRGVFVLAATSNPEGASVQRALVGGRTVAQSIVDDAAEVNRLAAPRPGSVGVVIGATLEQVPDVGELGGPVLVPGVGAQGGQPETLGGLGGARPGQLLPAVSREILRAGPDFAAVRRAGEKLRDEVAYLA
- the carB gene encoding carbamoyl-phosphate synthase large subunit, producing the protein MPRRTDLNHVLVIGSGPIVIGQACEFDYSGTQACRVLRSEGLTVSLVNSNPATIMTDPEYADYTYVEPITATFVEKVIAQQAARGNRIDALLATLGGQTALNTAVALYENGALDRYGVELIGADFEAIQRGEDRQRFKDIVAKVGGESARSRVCFSMAEVRETVAELGLPVVVRPSFTMGGLGSGMAHSLEDVARIAGDGLAASPSANVLIEESIYGWKEYELELMRDGHDNVVVVCSIENVDPMGVHTGDSVTVAPAMTLTDREYQKMRDLAIAILREVGVDTGGCNIQFAVDPKDGRLIVIEMNPRVSRSSALASKATGFPIAKIAAKLAIGYTLDEIVNDITKETPACFEPTLDYVVVKAPRFAFEKFPGADPTLTTTMKSVGEAMSLGRNFIEALGKVMRSLETTRAGFWTGPDDDGWVSDVLDRLRIPTEGRLYDIELALRMGASVEEVAEASGVDPWFVEQINGLVALRHEVIEAAVLDEDLLRRAKHNGLSDRQIAALRPELAGETGVRSLRQRLGIHPVFKTVDTCAAEFEAKTPYHYSSYELDPAAETEVAPQTEKPKVLILGSGPNRIGQGIEFDYSCVHAATTLSEAGFETVMVNCNPETVSTDYDTADRLYFEPLTFEDVLEVYHAEFQSGQGGPGVVGVIVQLGGQTPLGLAHRLADAGVPIVGTRPEAIDLAEDRGRFGQVLAHAGLPAPKFGLATSFEQAREIAAGIGYPVLVRPSYVLGGRGMEIVYDEKTLHGYITRATQLSPEHPVLVDRFLEDAIEIDVDALCDGTEVYIGGVMEHIEEAGIHSGDSACALPPVTLGRSDIEAVRRATEAIAHGVGVIGLLNVQYALKDDVLYVLEANPRASRTVPFVSKATAVPLAEACARIMLGASIAQLRSEGLLAPTGDGASPAPNAPIAVKEAVLPFHRFRRADGSAIDSLLGPEMKSTGEVMGIDHDFGSAFAKSQTAAYGSLPVDGTVFVSVANRDKRSLVFPVKRLADLGFRVLATEGTAEMLRRNGIRCDVVRKHFEGPGEGRPVMSAIDAILAGEVDMVINTPYGNSGPRIDGYEIRSAAVSMNIPCVTTVQGASAAVQGIEAGIRGDIDVRSLQELHAALGND
- the rpoZ gene encoding DNA-directed RNA polymerase subunit omega — encoded protein: MTQASTDHYDPAPGAATAYDTPLGITNPPIDELLDRVSSKYALVIYAAKRARQINDYYNQLGDGILEYVGPLVEPGLQEKPLSIALREIHADLLEHTEGE
- the mihF gene encoding integration host factor, actinobacterial type gives rise to the protein MALPQLTDEQRAAALEKAAAARRARAELKDRLKRGGTNLKQVLKDAETDEVLGKMKVSALLEALPKVGKVKAQEIMTELEIAPTRRLRGLGDRQRKALLEKFDFS